GGTGAACTGCGCGTCGCCGCACTCCTGGAGGACCAACGACGTAGACATGAACTGCCCGGCGTCCTGTGGCGTGACCCACTACTCGGCACTCGGGCGGCGGGCGTCGCCGATCCCGCGACAAGCGCGGGGATGCTCGGCCCCGACATCAACGCCCTGCCGTACGTCAACCGCGCGTTCCTGCCCCAGGACCCCTACCGGGCCGTGCCCACTGAGGCCGACCGGCGCCTCGCGACGAGCCGTCGTGGCGACTTCCGTACCCGGGCCGCTCTCAGCGGGCATCTGGAGGCGAAACATCGTCGGCTCCAGGGGCTGCCCATACAACTGCACCTTCTGCGGCGCTGCCGTCAGCGCCAACCCCGACGTCTTGATCCGGGTTCGCGAACCCGAGGACATCATCGGCGAACTCGACGCGCTGCACGGCCAGTACGGCGTCACCGCGTTCCGGTTCGTCGACGACCTCTTCCTCGGCGCTTCCCGCGTCATCACCACGCAGATGGCGGCCTTCACGCGGCACCGCGTCGGCGAACGGTACGTATGGGACGCCACCGGACGCATCAATGTCCTGGACCGGCTCGACAACGCCCAGCTCGAACTACTCGTCAACAACGGGCTGCGAGAAGTCGCCCTCGGAATCGAGTCCGGAAGCGACCGCATCCTGAGCACGATGGACAAGCGGATCGACGCCGCGATGACCGAACGTGTCGCCCGCCGTCTGGTGGAGCACGGCATCGGTGTGAAGGGGTACTTCATTCTGGGCTATCCCGGTGAGACTCACCAGGACATCCGCGCGACCGTGCGTCACATCCGCAGCCTCTGGAAGATTGCCGACGCCAATCCCGGCGACGTACGGGCCAGCGTTTTCGAGTTCCGCCCCTACCCCGGCACACCCGTGTGGAAGACACTCACGGACGCGGGCCACGTTCCCGACAAGCTCCTCGCGTACGCAGACATCGACCTCACCGCTGACGGGGCTGATGAGTCGATGCGCCAGCGAGACGAATTCAACTTCTCGGTCGGCATCCAGTTCGGCGAGGTCCCCTTGCACGAAGTCCGCGCCACCCTGGCCACCCTCACCCGCGAGCAGCACGAGCGCAGCCGGCGGACCGCATCATGACGTTCACGTCGAAACGTGGGCAGTTCATCACCGTCGACGGCCCCAGCGGCGTCGGGAAGACAACCGCTGTCCAAGCTCTCACCGGGGAGTTGGTAAGGCGTGGCCGAGCGGTTCACCAGACAGTGGAACCCACCACCGGCGATATCGGCGTCTTCATCCGCGAGCACTTCAGTCGCATTCGCGGCCATGCCCTCGCCTGCCTCGTGGCCGCCGACAGATACGAACACCTTGAGCACGAGATCTCTCCCCGGCTCGGCGTCGGCGACACCGTGGTCTGCGACCGATACCTGGCCTCGACGCTCGTCATGCAACAACTCGACGGCGTACCAGTGAGCTTCTTGCTCGACCTGAACGCCCACATCCTGATGCCCGACCTGGCCGTCGTCCTCACCGCGTCCCCAGGCCTGATCGCCGAACGGATAGCCGCACGCGGCCCCCGCAACCGCTTCCACCTCGACCCCACCGCGCCCGGACGCGAAGTCGACCTGTACGAGGAGGCCGCCCAGATCCTCACAGCAGCGAACGTGAAGGTACTGATCGTGGACACACCGGCAACGCCACACCGATGGGGGTCGCTACCTCAATCGCCGACGCGATCCCTTTCTCGTCGGTAACGTCAGCCGCGCCAACGCCACCGACCACCCCCCAGGACCAATGAATCCGCAACCAGCCCAACCCGTCATCGATACCCACGTCCTCCTCCGTGACGGAGACAAGCTCCTCTTTTCGCAGCGTGGTGGTCCGTACGGGTACGGGCGGTGGCACATGCCGTCCGGGAAGCTCGATCAGGGGGAGCCCATCAGAGCCGGCGCCGCGAGGGAGTTGTTCGAGGAGACTGGTGTTGAGGTTGATCCCGCTCAACTGCGGTTGGTGCATGTCGTGCATCACAAGCAGAGCGAGAGCATCGAGCGGATCGGGTTCTTCTTCGAGGCCGTCGAGTGGGTGGGGGAACCCGTCAACAAGGAGCCCGCGAAGTGTCTGGAGCTGTGCTGGTTCAGCGTTCATGAGTTGCCCGAGGACATCATCGAGTATCCGAAGGAAGGTCTCCTCGGGTACCTGGAGGGCTCCGGCGTTCTCCGGGAGTGCGGGTGGTAGCTGGGCGTGGTCATCCCGCGTTTCTCGCGGGCTGGGGCGGGCGGGGGGTGGGGCGGGTGCGGGGTGGGGCGAAGCGGACCTCGATCGCCTCGGGCCAGGCTGCCGTGCGGACGCCGTAGAGGCTCTTCTGGCGGACGCGGCGTGGCAGGCCGACCGGGGTCAGCGTGTCGGGGGTGGCGAGCGGGGCGAGGTTCGTGGCGGAGCCGTCCTGGGGTGGGTGCGGGGTGTCGGTGGTGTCGCCCTCGGTCTGTTTGTGGTGGCGCCAGGCGCGGCTCCAGGCGTCCTCCCATGCGCGGCGGTCCGCGTCCGGGACCTCGCAGGCGCGCAGGAACGCCTGGAACTGGGCCGGGTTGTGCGGCATCGCCTGGCGGTTCACGATGCGGTGGGCCGTGCTGCGGGGCAGCGCGCCGTACTCGCCACCCCGCTCCTCCATCGTGCGCAGGGAGGGAGAGCCGGCCTTCTCGTACAACTCCCGCAGCCCGGCGCTCAGATCGGCGAAGTCGCGTACCAGGACCGGGGACGGCGCCGGTGAGGCGCGCCCGCTGCGGGCCGAGCGGGTCGCCTCGTATCTGGCCCGTTTCCAGAGGAGTTTGGCGTCCTCGGGGGACGCGTCGCAGGCACGGGCGTAGGCGCGTACGGCGGGGAGCGTCGGGACGCTCTCCGCCGACGCCGTGCGCTGGAGCGTGGTGGCGTGCACCCCGGCCCGGAGTGCGAGATCGCGATAGCTCAGCCCCGCGCGTCTTCGTTGTTCGCGCAGCCACTGCGCCAGAGCCCGCAGGGCCCTGTTGTCGGTGACGATGGGCTTCTCCGGGCGCCCCATGGCCGCGCCGCCGCCCTCAGACGGTCGGGCCGGGAGTCAGCAGGGCCCGTACGGCGACCCTGAGCCCTTTCGCGGGCGCCGCCCTGCCCAGGGCGACGACGACGACGGCCACCAGCCCCGCCCCGGCGAGCAGTTGCAGTACGTCCATGACGGGCAGGCCCGCGAACGCGACCAGGACCGCGGCCATGACGACGATCACGATGATGACGACCGCCTCGGGGCTGTGGAGCCGGCGCGGGGCCGGCCCGCCGTTCTCCACGCAGGACGCGACAGGGGGTTCGTTGTTCACGCGGTATCTCCTGATCGGGATGCCCGGCGGCCGTTCGGCCGCCGGGCACCTGCTACTGGCTCCAACTGGGTTGCGAACCACGGGCAGTTGCCGCCGCCCGGTGTGGTTGCCCAGATGTTCTCAGCAGCCGGGCAGCTAATCCCAATCCTCACCGGCACAAAGATTGGGATTGATGCGTGCGTGTCTGGCGTGCCCGGCGGAGAAAAAAGCGACGCAGAGTCAACTTCCAAGGCCACGGATACCTCTGACCGGTGCTGGACTTGGCCTCGCTGTGATCAACATGCTTGTCCGTGAGACGTGGTATGAACGCGTTGATGCGCGTACGCCTCAATCGAGGTTGCGTGATCTTGTGAACCGCTGACACGATCCGCCGGACGCCGCGAGAGCAAGTGGTCTGTACCTCTCTCCCGGCGGGGCCCCTGATCGCTACTGGCTCCGACAACCAGCTGAACAGGGCATCACGGGACTCCTGTTGCCGCATGAGCCCGTCGGAGGGCCGGCAACCGCGTGACGCGGTTGCCGGCCCTTCATCACACGCCACCGCCCACGTCACCGGACCACGCCTCACGGTGCGTCCCCCGTCGAAGGCCCGCCCTGCGTGCCCGTCGGGCTCTGCGGTTCGATCAGGACCATCGGGTCGTTGCCCTTCAGCTGCTGCCAGACGCCCACCAGCGCCACCACCTGGGCCACGAAGAAGGCCAGTTGGACCGAGGCGGTGCGCAGTTGGTAGATGGAGAGCAGCAGCGCCGCCTTCGTGGGCCAGTAGTGGCCCTCCTTGCGGAACGTGTCGATGTCCATCGCCACCCCCGTCGTCGTGAGGATGAGCAGCGTCAGCGCCACATCAAGTGCCCAGGTCCCGAAGGGCTGTTCAACCGCGCGGCTGGTGATCCAGTGGAGGCCGACCGGGGTCGCGTACACGAGGGAGAGGCCGAGCGCCTTCGCCGGACCGCGGCGGCCGGGCAGGGTACGCCACAGCGCGCCGAGGACGAAACCCGCCGCCGCCCAGATCAGCTCCGTGGTGACCAGGGACTGTACGAGGTTGGCGACGCCGAACTGGTCCCTGGGTACGTTGCCCCACAGCGGCCCCCGTACCTGGTTCGCCCAGAAGGAGATCGCGGTGGCGGGCAGTGCGATGACCGCGGCGAGGAACGCGGCCCGGCAGGCGTTGCGGAACCACGTGTCGCGCGGCCCCCACGCCAGGACGAGTTCTATCGCGTCCACCGAGTCGGGAAGGGCCTTGCCCGCGTACGGGGAGGTGGCGTCGTCGGGGTGCCAGCGGTGCAAGTCGTCGAGTCTGGCCTCCAGTTCGGTGCGCTCCCCCTCCTGGTCGCCCTGCTCCCAGCGGCGCAGTTGCAGATGCAGGTCGCGGTACTTGCGCGCGGATTCGATCAGCCATTGGCGGTCGGGTTCCCGTATCACCTCGCGCAGAGGCGTCCCCGGCAGCAGTTCCTGCGACAGCACCGAGCGGCGGCGCCCCAGGTCAAGGAGGAGCCATCCGGCGAGCACGATGAGCGGCAGGTCCAGCACGTACGCGGACACACCCACGTACCAGCCCGGAATCGGCACCACCACGGTCAGGAACAGCACGGTCAGGATCAGCTTCTCCGGCAGGGGCGGCGAGACCGGAGAGACGCCGGGAGCTCTGGACCGGGCGGCGAGTACGGCGATGAGCACCCCGCTGCGGACGAGCCATGCCGCCCATACGGAGAACCAGTCCGGCCAGTCGGAGGGGAACCAGGCCATCGAGTTGTAGAGGTGCGTGAGATGCCAGCGGTCGTAGAACTCGTCGCCGGGGCCGACGCTGAGCCAGGCCTCCTGCTCCCAGGTGTTCTGCTTGGCCCATACGGCGAGGGCCACGACCGCGACCGCCGTGAGCGCGCAGAGGACGAGCAACCCCCAGGGGGAGCGGCCCTGTTGGGGCGTCCCCGGCGGCGCGGGGGCGGGTCCGGCTCGTAGCCGCCGTACCGCCGACACCGTACCCACCAGCCAGAGGAAGGCGACACAGCAGCAGGCGAGCGCGAGCCAGAGGAACCCGCCCGTGTGCCGGAGGCGTTCGACGTCGGCGAGGTTGTTCTCGTCGAGCCAGAAACGGGCCGGCAGCCCGAACAGGCGCGGTGCGCTCGCCACGACCACGGGGTACGCCGTGGCGACCAAAACGGCCGACAGCGCGACGATCCGGGGCCTGCCGAAGAAGCCGTACAGGCCGTACAGGCAGAAGGCCGCGCCGCCGCACGCGGCGAGCCCGAAATGGATGGCGGTCCGGTACTCCGGCCACCAGTCGAGCACCCCGTAGTCGCCGGCGAGGCTGGGGCCGAGATCGTCGAGTTCGTAGATCAGCGCCACGGCGAACGCGACGTACGTCCAGAGCAGCAGATCGCGCCGGGTCGTCTTCTCGGCCGCCGTCTCCGGGGACGACGCCGGCGTACGGCGGAGCCTGCGCACCAGGAGCAACATGACCGGGAAGAGCGCGAGATCCCAGGTCAGCCAGGTCAGGGACGGCACCAGGTACCAGGGCTTCTGGCCCCACCCCGTTATCAGGGCCTTCG
The nucleotide sequence above comes from Streptomyces sp. NBC_01716. Encoded proteins:
- a CDS encoding DUF6185 family protein; amino-acid sequence: MRRALLLFVFTGLLVLSSFGGAGQASAAGPEAQDSCLSGQLKTARVATSVRLKHDGEDYTKAETDLVVQVPKTWKLARNLLLNGDTERYRSAMRCVLRYPDDPYPYRDTEALPWPPKVTVEAKWITVRHRAVTYVDDRRDRDFGPWRITVGKRFWTLALVHPPALAKSWWREITVDLGGRAARTMSPTPTEGSTTRLTWVRAEPGGEPPEVRIAVQPPATKALITGWGQKPWYLVPSLTWLTWDLALFPVMLLLVRRLRRTPASSPETAAEKTTRRDLLLWTYVAFAVALIYELDDLGPSLAGDYGVLDWWPEYRTAIHFGLAACGGAAFCLYGLYGFFGRPRIVALSAVLVATAYPVVVASAPRLFGLPARFWLDENNLADVERLRHTGGFLWLALACCCVAFLWLVGTVSAVRRLRAGPAPAPPGTPQQGRSPWGLLVLCALTAVAVVALAVWAKQNTWEQEAWLSVGPGDEFYDRWHLTHLYNSMAWFPSDWPDWFSVWAAWLVRSGVLIAVLAARSRAPGVSPVSPPLPEKLILTVLFLTVVVPIPGWYVGVSAYVLDLPLIVLAGWLLLDLGRRRSVLSQELLPGTPLREVIREPDRQWLIESARKYRDLHLQLRRWEQGDQEGERTELEARLDDLHRWHPDDATSPYAGKALPDSVDAIELVLAWGPRDTWFRNACRAAFLAAVIALPATAISFWANQVRGPLWGNVPRDQFGVANLVQSLVTTELIWAAAGFVLGALWRTLPGRRGPAKALGLSLVYATPVGLHWITSRAVEQPFGTWALDVALTLLILTTTGVAMDIDTFRKEGHYWPTKAALLLSIYQLRTASVQLAFFVAQVVALVGVWQQLKGNDPMVLIEPQSPTGTQGGPSTGDAP
- a CDS encoding helix-turn-helix domain-containing protein, producing the protein MGRPEKPIVTDNRALRALAQWLREQRRRAGLSYRDLALRAGVHATTLQRTASAESVPTLPAVRAYARACDASPEDAKLLWKRARYEATRSARSGRASPAPSPVLVRDFADLSAGLRELYEKAGSPSLRTMEERGGEYGALPRSTAHRIVNRQAMPHNPAQFQAFLRACEVPDADRRAWEDAWSRAWRHHKQTEGDTTDTPHPPQDGSATNLAPLATPDTLTPVGLPRRVRQKSLYGVRTAAWPEAIEVRFAPPRTRPTPRPPQPARNAG
- a CDS encoding NUDIX hydrolase, encoding MNPQPAQPVIDTHVLLRDGDKLLFSQRGGPYGYGRWHMPSGKLDQGEPIRAGAARELFEETGVEVDPAQLRLVHVVHHKQSESIERIGFFFEAVEWVGEPVNKEPAKCLELCWFSVHELPEDIIEYPKEGLLGYLEGSGVLRECGW
- a CDS encoding B12-binding domain-containing radical SAM protein gives rise to the protein MATSVPGPLSAGIWRRNIVGSRGCPYNCTFCGAAVSANPDVLIRVREPEDIIGELDALHGQYGVTAFRFVDDLFLGASRVITTQMAAFTRHRVGERYVWDATGRINVLDRLDNAQLELLVNNGLREVALGIESGSDRILSTMDKRIDAAMTERVARRLVEHGIGVKGYFILGYPGETHQDIRATVRHIRSLWKIADANPGDVRASVFEFRPYPGTPVWKTLTDAGHVPDKLLAYADIDLTADGADESMRQRDEFNFSVGIQFGEVPLHEVRATLATLTREQHERSRRTAS
- the tmk gene encoding dTMP kinase, whose translation is MTFTSKRGQFITVDGPSGVGKTTAVQALTGELVRRGRAVHQTVEPTTGDIGVFIREHFSRIRGHALACLVAADRYEHLEHEISPRLGVGDTVVCDRYLASTLVMQQLDGVPVSFLLDLNAHILMPDLAVVLTASPGLIAERIAARGPRNRFHLDPTAPGREVDLYEEAAQILTAANVKVLIVDTPATPHRWGSLPQSPTRSLSRR